A region from the Actinoplanes sp. OR16 genome encodes:
- a CDS encoding MarR family winged helix-turn-helix transcriptional regulator, with protein sequence MSTTDDRRQQPPLGYTLRKLDRLIEEQFERTLGGRGITRRQWQMMNVLGDGGCSVAALTDVLAPFLDQAVGESVQHHIDPLIRRRLIQHDSGIFALTDAGRGLLLDLATDVRAIRELTTAGLDERQYEQTVANLRAMICNLENTR encoded by the coding sequence ATGAGTACAACTGATGACAGGCGTCAGCAACCCCCGCTCGGCTACACACTGCGCAAGCTCGACCGCCTGATCGAGGAACAGTTCGAACGCACTCTCGGCGGGCGCGGCATCACCCGCCGGCAATGGCAGATGATGAACGTCCTCGGCGACGGCGGCTGCTCCGTGGCGGCACTCACCGACGTCTTGGCGCCGTTCCTCGACCAGGCGGTCGGCGAATCCGTCCAGCACCACATCGATCCCCTGATACGGCGACGGCTCATTCAGCACGACAGCGGCATCTTCGCCCTCACCGACGCCGGCCGCGGCCTTCTCCTCGATCTGGCAACCGATGTCCGGGCCATACGCGAACTCACCACCGCCGGCCTCGACGAGCGGCAGTACGAGCAGACCGTCGCCAACCTCCGCGCCATGATCTGCAACCTGGAGAACACCCGCTAG
- a CDS encoding MarR family transcriptional regulator: protein MTANGRRPDEVIATALVRIRRDHQARHLQRRAAQGDPAAASAANAARYRYLDALDGFRTAVSISEVADAIGVDRPRASRLTTELISEGYIERQPAPGDSRYVLVRLTASGREFVAGINERRRESVAQALTGFTAEESRTLAELLTRFVDVWPRNPQ from the coding sequence GTGACAGCGAACGGGCGCAGACCGGATGAGGTCATCGCCACGGCCCTCGTCCGGATCCGACGTGACCACCAGGCTCGACACCTTCAACGCCGGGCCGCGCAGGGCGATCCCGCCGCGGCATCGGCCGCGAACGCCGCCCGCTATCGCTACCTCGATGCCCTTGACGGCTTCCGCACGGCTGTATCGATCTCTGAGGTCGCCGACGCGATCGGGGTGGACCGGCCGCGCGCCAGCCGGCTGACCACCGAGTTGATCAGCGAGGGGTACATCGAGCGGCAGCCGGCGCCGGGCGACTCTCGATACGTGCTGGTCCGTCTCACCGCGTCGGGCAGGGAGTTCGTCGCCGGCATCAATGAGCGGCGTCGAGAAAGCGTGGCCCAGGCTCTGACCGGGTTCACGGCAGAGGAATCGCGCACCCTCGCCGAACTCCTGACACGGTTCGTCGACGTGTGGCCACGGAACCCTCAGTGA